The Lolium rigidum isolate FL_2022 chromosome 2, APGP_CSIRO_Lrig_0.1, whole genome shotgun sequence genomic interval ATTCGATGTTCATTCTCCCAAAGCTTTACGAGTTTAAGGTTTATAAAATGAACTCTTTTCCATTTCTGCTCGGTGCTTCTATTGTTGCCACCCACCGCATAAAAAGAACTTTATGATAGCGGCTTCAAAAAAGTAAACTGTGGGCTTGGGTGCTTGTCtagtcgatcatgggctcgtggCCTCATGGATTCGGTCGCACTTTGGACCTGCGCTTGACTTCACGAGCGTGAGATGACTACGgccagcctccgccgccgccttcctctttCGAAGGCGGTGCCGCCGCTGGAAGACGACGACCTGCTCgccgagatcctcctccgcctccccccGCTGCCCTCCTCCCTCCCGCGCGCATCCGCCGTCTGCACGCGCTGGCGGGGCCTCCTCTCCGACCCCGCCTTCCACCGCCGCTTCCGcacccaccaccgccgcagcccaCCCCTCATCGGCTTCATCGAGCTCATTAACATCTCCGAAGGCATCACCTTTCACCCGGCTCTGGACGGCCCCGACCGCCTCCCCCGCGGTAGCTTCAACCTCAACACCGACGGCCTCGGGGTTCGCATCAGGATCCTCGGCTGCCGCCACGGCCTCGGGCTCCTCTTCGTCCGGGTCCCGTGCCAGCTCCTGGTGTGGGACCCTGTCGCCGGCGACCTGCACCGCCTGGACGTTCCCCCCGAGTTCAAGCTCCACTACCACCCGCTCGAGGACCCCATCAGCGGGGCCGTGCTTCGCGCCGCCGACCACTTCCAGGTGGTCCTGGTAGGCAGCTCATGTAAGCAGCAGAGTAGACGAGCGCTCGCCTGCGTTTACTCGTCGGAGACCGGAGCATGGGGCGATCTCGTGTCCACGCCGTTCCCATCCAAGGCTACGATTTTCGACCACGAGCCCGCCGTTCTGGCTGGGGACTGCCTTCACTGGCAGATCCTCACGGCTTCACGAAACATAATACTCGAGTTTGATCTGAATACGCGGAGCCTAGCAGTGACATCGCTGTCAAAGCACATGTTAACCAGACAGCATTACGGGGTGATTCGAGCAGAGGGTGGGAGGATGGGTTTCATCTTCGTGTCCGGCTTCACCGCCCAGTTATGGAGGAAGGATACAGACTGTGATTCATGGGTGCGGGGAAGAACTATCCAACTGGACAAGTTACTCCCCCCCGATCCGCAGAAAGAATACCCAAGTATGGTCGGGTTACTCGGGTATGCTGAGGAAAGTAATGTGGTGTTCTTTGAGACAGCTGCTCGTGTCTTCATGCTCCATCTCGAGTCGCTGCAGCTCAAGAGACTTTCAGAAGTCAACAACGTTCGTTGCCATCATCCATTCGAACTTGTGTATACTCCAGGTAATATCATGCCTTTAAATTTCGCTCTTGCTTGCCTACTGAAATTTGCAAGAGTTCTATAATGGTAGTGTCAGCAGTACCTTCGTACAAGTTGAGATACGTAGCAGTTTGAAGTTGAAGACAACTAGATGAAAAGTTAGCTCAAACCAACTAAAATGTCGAATAGGTAGCTCAGTTGGTACATTTGGGAGCTTAAAAGCTAGTTATATTTCTTTCGTTCAATGTTGTtatctctgttgatcttcataaTAATATTATATCCGTAATAGCGTTTTGGTTTGAAGCTTAGAAAGTAGTTGTATATTTTTTCAACTGTGGTATAGTCCTGTTGCAAGTAAAAAAATTCATTTATACCATGAAAAATCAATAAACCAAGGCCATTTAATCTCTTTAAATTACTGGTGCAAGTTTATGTAATTATCTTGTTGACGCCTCCATGTATTTGTTTTTTTCTTTGAAATATCATTGGTTATTTGACTTATGCTTGTAAAACAGCCATTCACGATGTAGCTAAAGTTGTGAGGCACCGGGAGTTGACGCGATGGTCACAGATCACACAATACATGAAACGATTGTTCAATTAAATATGCTATGGTGATGTATTGATCGATTGAGCAGGTAAGCTTATCTTCTGCATGTAAGTTGAGGGATCTGAACTTTTTCTTTTACGAAAATGTATCACTTCCATTGTTACCACAATCTTTTGAGTGCCAAATTGCAAGCGATGATTCTGGTAGTGCCACAATCTTTTGAGTGCCAAATTGCAAGCGACTTATGACCTTCCcctgttcttttccttttctgtGCATGTCCTTGCCATCTCATAAATTAGCATGCTGTCGAAACATATTTCCTCTTACGTGTGCTTCATGAAAAACTTGAATATGCTTTTCTCCATTGACGATTCTTGTAATTGGGGGCAGGTGGATTGTCTGATTGCGATCAGTTTGAGTGACAATTCAGTTGCATTATAAAATTTGAGAGACCATGATCTGGTTGCCAGAGTGAAAGCTATTCCTATGATGAGTATCTTCATGTTCCCTTAATCCGAAtgttagagtacgtaatgggcttggGCTAGCGCTATAGCCTATTAGTattagggttaattagagataagggtagcttgcttaggggtcaagtaaacctctctatataaggagaggagacgtatcaatctaatcaagcaagaattaagaaggaaatcccttctctCTTGCCACCGgtcgtgggcaaggcccccggccggccctctcgtgtcatccctctagcagcaccataacaaCTTGGTATCAGCTTTACTGGGTTCGATCATGTCTAGCCgtccaccgagttcttcccacccgccgccgccgcactccgacgtccccgccgttctctccccggcggagatcaccacagccctccgcgatctcgcCACCGCGGTCCAGGAAATCCACCTCTACTTGGCCGGCCCCTAcgggccgccgccggccacgccACCAGCCGCCACCACTGGGCCGCTGCTCATGCCGTGCAGCTGCCGCATCTGGCGGTCTCCGCCGCGGTCACCGCCACCACCCCGCCCAGGTTGCCGTGGCCGTCCCAGCCCCTCGCGGGCCCCGTCGCGGCCGTGACCTCGCTGCAGCAGCCGGCGCCGCCCTGGTTCCCGTGGCCGTCCCAGCCCCTCGCGGGCCCCGTCGGGGAGCTGGCCGCCTTCTTCCCCGCCGGGACgctgcagcaacagcagcagctgccgccgccaccaacgccaccgctgcagctgctgtcctcaccgacgctgtccctgccgttcggtgggcagctgcaacagcagcagcacctgccgtcgccaccaacaccgcaacagcggctgctgccgccaccgacgccgcccttgcctttcggcggtgtgggagcgaccttggccccgggctctacatcgacaccgcccgggatgcccttccaccaggtccgtttccatccgtcgccgtcaccgcttccggcttggatcgctatccgccacgtgtcggcggcggcgcggctgcaGGCTGCTGTgcgcggcctcctagtgcgtcggcgtgtgcgggagatgcgtgatctgcagctaCAGCTCCTCGAAGTTGCCCTTCGTTGCGCAACtgacctcgatctcgtccgctgcgtcggggatcttgggcgtgcggttttccccacgggcggcggacatgctgtttttcccgcgggcagcgtcctcaaagtctgcgccatcgacagtcatccagcagggagaaggcatggtgtcaccgacaggagcgcactGCGTAGCACCAGtgcattccgccgccggccgccgcgcgggctccGTTTGTCCCGctgtttccatgggatccaggtggctgtACATGTGCACGTCTgacgggcggatggtgtccactttatgttcaggggtcaacaataaagcgtcccagtccatttcaggttgagagtaataaaacaagccgagatgtaaaaggctcgtttttaggtgttaggtttgtgttgcgtcgagtcatggtttgtttaggttgcagctcgaggacgagctgcatgtccaggtggggtgtagtgttagagtacgtaatgggcttggGCTAGCGCTATAGCCTATTAGTattagggttaattagagataagggtagcttgcttaggggtcaagtaaagctctctatataaggagaggagacgtatcaatctaatcaagcaagaattaagaaggaaatcccttctctCTTGCCACCGgtcgtgggcaaggcccccggccggccctctcgcgtcatccctctagcagcaccataacacCGAATTTCTAAACAAACCAAAATAATATCCTTTCTGTTGAAACTTCTTTTGTTATCAAAATTTTCTATGGGCCAAAAAGGAATCATATATATTTGCTTTCTTATCATCTCCCACATTTTCATATTTCCCTTGCACCTCTTTGGCTTAACAAATCTTGACAAAAGAAATGTCTGCAAACTAATTGGTAACAACTCACTTTGAAACCATCACTGCACTTATATGTGCAGCATCTGTGCTTGCAAATTAATTGTTAGTTAATTACGGtttgaagtacaacaatggaAGCTATGTGTTACCAAATACTAATTCAAGTACTACTACCTGCTAGCAATTTTTCATTCATGATGGTATGAAGGAAGAATAAAAATAATTTGGACTTAACTAGATGCACCATGAGATCCAGCGGCTATGCATTCGTGAAACAGTCAAACGAACAATCTATTTTGTTGATGCCGTGGCTCAAACCCAGACCAGTTAAACATGGTTCATTGAGTATATGAAAAACCCATACAATAAACACCGAGGTTGGCTAATTCTGTGTATTAACTGAACTAAATTTCGCTCTTGCTT includes:
- the LOC124689578 gene encoding uncharacterized protein LOC124689578: MTTASLRRRLPLSKAVPPLEDDDLLAEILLRLPPLPSSLPRASAVCTRWRGLLSDPAFHRRFRTHHRRSPPLIGFIELINISEGITFHPALDGPDRLPRGSFNLNTDGLGVRIRILGCRHGLGLLFVRVPCQLLVWDPVAGDLHRLDVPPEFKLHYHPLEDPISGAVLRAADHFQVVLVGSSCKQQSRRALACVYSSETGAWGDLVSTPFPSKATIFDHEPAVLAGDCLHWQILTASRNIILEFDLNTRSLAVTSLSKHMLTRQHYGVIRAEGGRMGFIFVSGFTAQLWRKDTDCDSWVRGRTIQLDKLLPPDPQKEYPSMVGLLGYAEESNVVFFETAARVFMLHLESLQLKRLSEVNNVRCHHPFELVYTPGNIMPLNFALACLLKFARVL